In Alloyangia pacifica, the following proteins share a genomic window:
- a CDS encoding enoyl-CoA hydratase-related protein, whose protein sequence is MTKGTGCGALALAPAGKWKGGQMAQAAGAVEVRIGEGIVWVVMTGDAANRLTPELRGALLTELARAEADPAVACIVLQGAGACFSEGDDPTELEGPHATPDPATLCRRVEGCAKPVIAAMHGAALGTGAELALAAHYRIAAPGTRFGLPNVALGLTPAAGASQRLPRLVGAGPALDLMLSGQAIALEAAPAGLIDHLARGPIEEETRAFCAELRAEGLGPRPAAQRREGFAAPLAYQQAVAARRAKVAGSGNPAPPEIVAAVEAAQLLPFAGGLEFEADAYDTCRETEASAALRAVAAAERAAASAMTPARRAPHRVAVLGEGPLALPLVQALLPVAAGVDWGCDAPDVLHDGVIALHRRLEAARQGGSISEEVVEERLSRLRVGAPADMARSAGCILLAGPGQREVAAPAGVSRLVAYPGRVREVGLRFAPAPLGARLVEVIAGPEAQVEQIAEAEALAQQMGCLAIRVRSGGESVGGRLFDAWCRAADALVDMGQSPEAIDAACRDWGWRRGPFLRRDQMGLLRLGAQTRAEGAVNWASALAESGRMGRENGAGFYDWTEVGVPLASAEVDALVVARRPAAPALPADMLRLLLIGAMANEGARMLATGMLRRASDLDLVALEVLEMPRWRGGPMLAALRMGARAVREALASVAHPDRAFWAPHPLWDDLVTTGGADWPQR, encoded by the coding sequence ATGACGAAAGGGACGGGCTGCGGGGCGCTTGCGCTCGCGCCCGCGGGCAAGTGGAAAGGCGGGCAGATGGCGCAGGCGGCAGGCGCGGTTGAGGTGCGGATCGGCGAGGGGATCGTCTGGGTGGTCATGACCGGAGATGCGGCCAACCGGTTGACACCCGAACTGCGCGGCGCGCTTCTCACCGAACTCGCCCGGGCCGAGGCCGACCCCGCCGTCGCCTGCATCGTGTTGCAGGGGGCGGGGGCCTGTTTCTCCGAAGGCGATGATCCAACCGAGCTCGAAGGCCCCCATGCCACCCCCGATCCCGCCACGCTCTGCCGCCGTGTTGAGGGCTGCGCCAAGCCGGTGATCGCTGCGATGCACGGGGCGGCACTTGGCACCGGCGCCGAGCTGGCGCTGGCGGCGCACTACCGGATTGCCGCGCCGGGCACGCGCTTCGGACTGCCCAACGTCGCGCTGGGGCTGACGCCCGCAGCCGGGGCCAGCCAGCGGCTGCCGCGGCTGGTCGGCGCCGGGCCGGCGTTGGACCTCATGCTGTCGGGGCAGGCCATAGCGCTCGAGGCGGCGCCCGCGGGGCTCATCGACCATCTCGCGCGGGGCCCGATCGAGGAAGAGACCCGCGCCTTCTGTGCCGAGCTGCGCGCCGAGGGGCTGGGGCCGCGCCCCGCCGCGCAGCGCCGCGAGGGGTTTGCCGCGCCGCTGGCCTATCAGCAGGCGGTCGCCGCCCGCCGCGCCAAGGTCGCGGGCAGCGGCAATCCTGCCCCGCCCGAGATCGTCGCCGCGGTCGAAGCCGCGCAGCTGCTGCCCTTTGCGGGCGGCCTGGAGTTCGAGGCCGACGCCTATGACACCTGCCGCGAGACCGAGGCCAGCGCCGCGCTGCGCGCGGTTGCCGCCGCCGAGCGCGCTGCCGCATCTGCCATGACACCGGCGCGCCGCGCGCCGCACCGCGTCGCCGTGCTGGGCGAGGGCCCACTCGCCCTGCCGCTGGTGCAGGCGCTTCTGCCGGTCGCAGCGGGGGTCGACTGGGGCTGCGACGCGCCGGACGTGCTGCACGACGGGGTGATCGCCCTGCACCGGCGGCTCGAGGCGGCGCGGCAGGGCGGGAGCATCTCCGAGGAGGTGGTCGAGGAACGCCTGTCGCGCTTGCGCGTCGGCGCCCCGGCCGACATGGCGCGCAGTGCCGGGTGTATCCTGCTGGCGGGGCCGGGTCAGCGTGAGGTGGCGGCGCCCGCGGGGGTCAGCCGACTCGTCGCTTACCCGGGACGGGTGCGCGAGGTCGGGCTGCGCTTCGCTCCGGCGCCGCTCGGCGCGAGGCTGGTCGAGGTGATCGCCGGACCCGAAGCGCAGGTCGAGCAGATCGCCGAGGCAGAGGCGCTGGCGCAGCAGATGGGCTGCCTCGCGATCCGCGTCCGCTCGGGTGGCGAGAGCGTTGGCGGGCGCCTCTTCGACGCGTGGTGCCGCGCCGCGGATGCGCTGGTGGACATGGGCCAGAGTCCCGAGGCGATCGATGCCGCCTGCCGTGACTGGGGCTGGCGCCGCGGGCCTTTCCTGCGCCGCGACCAGATGGGGCTGTTGCGCCTCGGCGCGCAGACCCGGGCCGAGGGCGCGGTGAACTGGGCCAGCGCGCTTGCCGAGAGCGGGCGCATGGGCCGCGAGAATGGCGCGGGCTTCTACGACTGGACCGAAGTGGGTGTGCCTCTGGCCAGCGCCGAGGTCGACGCCCTTGTCGTCGCCCGCCGTCCGGCTGCCCCGGCACTGCCGGCAGATATGCTGCGCCTGCTGCTGATCGGCGCCATGGCCAACGAAGGCGCGCGGATGTTGGCGACCGGCATGCTTCGCCGGGCTTCCGACCTCGATCTGGTGGCACTGGAGGTGCTCGAGATGCCGCGCTGGCGTGGCGGGCCGATGTTGGCAGCGCTGCGCATGGGCGCGCGGGCGGTGCGCGAGGCGCTGGCGTCGGTGGCGCATCCCGACCGCGCCTTCTGGGCGCCGCACCCGCTTTGGGACGATCTGGTCACCACCGGCGGGGCGGACTGGCCCCAGCGGTAG
- a CDS encoding DUF2312 domain-containing protein, whose product MQDNGSDAYGVAAGELKQFIERFERLELEKKEIADQQKEVMAEAKGRGYDTKVMRKVIALRKRDKDDIAEEEAVLEMYKAALGMD is encoded by the coding sequence ATGCAGGACAATGGGTCCGACGCCTATGGCGTCGCCGCAGGCGAGCTGAAGCAGTTCATCGAGCGCTTCGAGCGGCTCGAGCTCGAAAAGAAGGAAATCGCCGACCAGCAGAAAGAGGTCATGGCCGAGGCAAAGGGCCGCGGCTACGACACCAAGGTGATGCGCAAGGTCATCGCGCTGCGCAAGCGCGACAAGGACGACATCGCCGAGGAAGAGGCTGTGCTCGAGATGTACAAGGCTGCGCTCGGCATGGACTGA
- a CDS encoding ABC transporter permease: MSLADNSAPRRARLSLARALPNPWSLGAALIAAVVIAPILAVLWIALFPTENIWPHLISTTLPRYLGNTLKLMAGVGLLAGAAGSGAAWLVARYEFPGRRWLEWLLLLPLAIPAYVGAYALVDFLEYAGPVQTGLREVFGWKTSRDYWFPEIRSMGAAIIVLSAALYPYVYLLARNAFREQPGSADEVARSLGQGAFARFWRVGLPLARPAIAAGMAIAMMEAVNDFGTVDYFSVQTLTTGIFSVWLQSNNAGGAAQIAGTVLALVIVLVLLEKGSRRRMRFFNLSSRHRPVARTALRGATGWGASLACVIPFGMGFVLPAWVILGHAIDNAQAWADPRLWQAGVHTLTVGGIAAVLTVLGGVFLVYGVRLSGRQLPRLLLPVSTIGYAAPGAVLGVGILIPLAAVDHALADTIEAVTGIDIGLVLAGSAFALVLSYFVRFFAIAQGAADAAMARISPNLARAARSLGRTQGQTLREVYVPLMRGSVASALLLVFVDCVKELPATLLLRPFNYETLATRVHDQASLENLGGAAPAAVLVIGVGLSAVGLLARANR, from the coding sequence ATGAGCCTTGCCGACAACAGCGCCCCGCGCCGTGCCCGCCTGTCGCTGGCGCGCGCCTTGCCGAACCCCTGGTCGCTCGGCGCCGCCCTGATCGCCGCCGTGGTCATCGCGCCGATCCTTGCGGTGCTCTGGATCGCGCTGTTTCCCACGGAGAACATCTGGCCGCATCTCATCTCGACGACCTTGCCACGCTATTTGGGCAATACGCTGAAGCTGATGGCGGGCGTCGGGCTTTTGGCGGGGGCGGCAGGCTCGGGCGCCGCCTGGCTGGTGGCGCGCTACGAGTTCCCGGGGCGGCGCTGGCTCGAATGGCTGCTGCTGCTTCCGCTGGCGATCCCGGCCTATGTGGGGGCCTACGCGCTGGTCGATTTCCTCGAATATGCCGGGCCGGTGCAGACCGGGCTGCGCGAGGTTTTCGGCTGGAAAACCTCGCGCGACTACTGGTTCCCCGAGATCCGCTCGATGGGGGCGGCGATCATCGTACTTTCGGCAGCGCTTTACCCTTACGTCTACCTGCTGGCCCGCAACGCCTTCCGCGAGCAGCCGGGCAGCGCCGACGAGGTCGCGCGCTCGCTGGGGCAGGGCGCCTTTGCCCGGTTCTGGCGGGTCGGCCTGCCACTCGCCCGCCCGGCGATCGCGGCGGGCATGGCGATTGCCATGATGGAGGCGGTGAACGATTTCGGCACCGTGGATTACTTCTCGGTGCAGACGCTGACCACCGGCATCTTCAGCGTCTGGCTGCAAAGCAACAACGCCGGCGGCGCGGCTCAGATTGCCGGGACGGTGCTGGCGCTGGTCATCGTGCTGGTGCTGCTCGAGAAGGGATCGCGCCGCCGCATGCGCTTTTTCAACCTCTCCTCGCGCCACCGGCCGGTGGCGCGTACCGCGCTGCGCGGTGCCACCGGCTGGGGGGCGAGCCTGGCCTGCGTCATCCCCTTTGGCATGGGGTTCGTGCTGCCCGCCTGGGTGATCCTCGGCCACGCGATCGACAACGCCCAAGCATGGGCCGACCCGCGGCTCTGGCAGGCCGGGGTCCACACGCTCACCGTCGGCGGTATCGCGGCCGTGCTGACCGTGCTCGGCGGGGTCTTCCTGGTGTACGGCGTGCGGCTTTCGGGGCGGCAACTGCCGCGGCTGCTGCTGCCGGTCTCGACCATCGGCTACGCCGCGCCCGGCGCGGTGCTGGGCGTTGGCATCCTGATCCCGCTCGCGGCGGTGGACCACGCGCTGGCGGATACGATCGAGGCGGTCACCGGCATCGATATCGGCCTCGTGCTCGCAGGCTCGGCCTTTGCGCTGGTGCTCTCTTATTTCGTGCGCTTCTTCGCCATCGCGCAGGGCGCGGCAGATGCGGCGATGGCGCGGATCTCGCCCAATCTCGCCCGTGCCGCGCGCTCGCTCGGCCGCACCCAGGGCCAGACCCTGCGCGAAGTCTACGTGCCCCTGATGCGCGGCTCTGTCGCCTCGGCCTTGCTGCTGGTCTTCGTGGATTGCGTCAAGGAACTGCCGGCGACGCTGCTGTTGCGCCCGTTCAATTACGAAACCCTCGCCACGCGGGTGCACGACCAGGCCTCGCTGGAAAACCTCGGAGGCGCCGCCCCGGCGGCGGTTCTGGTGATTGGCGTGGGGCTTTCTGCGGTCGGGCTTCTGGCACGCGCAAATCGCTGA
- the purU gene encoding formyltetrahydrofolate deformylase has product MSSSYALTVHCPSTRGIVAAVAGFLAEQGCNITDSAQFDDLGTGSFFMRVSFRSETGVELAELEAAFAAVAERFGMEFAFHDEATKMKVVVMVSRFGHCLNDLLYRCRIGALPIEIVAVISNHMDYQKVVVNADIPFHCIKVTRENKPQAEAAIMQVVEESGAELIVLARYMQILSDEMCRKMSGRIINIHHSFLPSFKGANPYKQAFQRGVKLIGATSHYVTADLDEGPIIEQDTVRVTHAQSPEDYVSLGRDVEAQVLARAIHAHAHRRVFLNGDKTVVFPASPGSYSSERMG; this is encoded by the coding sequence ATGAGTTCCTCCTACGCCCTCACCGTGCACTGTCCCTCCACCCGCGGCATCGTCGCCGCCGTCGCCGGCTTCCTCGCCGAGCAGGGCTGCAACATCACCGACAGCGCCCAGTTCGACGACCTCGGCACCGGCAGCTTCTTCATGCGCGTGAGCTTCCGCAGCGAGACCGGCGTGGAGCTGGCCGAGCTCGAGGCCGCCTTTGCCGCGGTGGCCGAGCGGTTCGGCATGGAGTTCGCCTTCCACGATGAGGCCACCAAGATGAAGGTCGTGGTGATGGTTTCGCGCTTTGGGCATTGCCTGAACGACCTGCTCTATCGCTGCCGCATCGGCGCGCTGCCGATCGAGATCGTCGCGGTGATCTCCAACCACATGGACTACCAGAAGGTGGTGGTGAACGCCGATATCCCCTTCCACTGCATCAAGGTGACCCGCGAGAACAAGCCGCAGGCCGAGGCGGCGATCATGCAGGTGGTCGAGGAGTCGGGCGCCGAGCTGATCGTGCTCGCCCGCTACATGCAGATCCTCAGCGACGAGATGTGCCGCAAGATGTCGGGGCGGATCATCAACATCCACCACAGTTTCCTGCCGTCGTTCAAGGGCGCAAACCCCTACAAGCAAGCGTTTCAGCGCGGCGTGAAGCTGATCGGGGCGACCTCGCATTACGTCACTGCGGACCTCGACGAGGGCCCGATCATCGAGCAGGACACCGTGCGCGTCACCCACGCGCAATCGCCCGAGGACTATGTCTCGCTCGGCCGCGATGTCGAGGCACAGGTGCTGGCCCGCGCCATCCACGCCCATGCCCACCGCCGGGTGTTCCTCAACGGCGACAAGACCGTCGTCTTCCCCGCCTCGCCGGGCTCCTACAGCTCCGAGCGGATGGGCTGA